From Vigna radiata var. radiata cultivar VC1973A unplaced genomic scaffold, Vradiata_ver6 scaffold_189, whole genome shotgun sequence, the proteins below share one genomic window:
- the LOC106778791 gene encoding transcription factor PIF4 isoform X1 yields the protein MDNSVPDWNFGSDSCITNNEKKPIGVDQELVELLWQNGQVVLHSQTHRKPGVNSITPRPLHRAFQSTLRTSEPFGNSSNLIQDDETVSWIQYPLEDPLEQEFCSNLLSELPQCDVESYKQIKPFEEAKFTKLDASGAPHVLVSSQSPTMKSSSFQELSGIPIPAPRFHVSDSPQKNNNDLGGGPCKVQNFSHFSPTLNVSSALPNGRFRDKITGNMSKNEVRECSLMTVGSSYCGSNHMTQDPDASRASSNGVWTTALSVDPEAVRDDVPRTIPLCEKGKSEMLEPTATSSSGGSGSSLGKTCSLSTRNQSQKRKTIDVEESEDHSEDTELKSPVGNKTSQRTGSARRNRAAEVHNLSERRRRDRINEKMKALQQLIPHSSKTDKASMLEEAIEYLKSLQLQLQLMWMGSGMAPMMFPGIQHYMSQMGMGMATSPFPPIQNPMQLPRVPLDHPVSSSQTPNQTLMCQNPILGAFNYQNQMQNPALSEQYARYMGYHLMQNASQPINVFRYGPQAVQHSQTMITPSNSSGNMSGAANIDETVSGKMGSSTFN from the exons ATGGACAACAGTGTTCCTGATTGGAATTTTGGGAGTGATTCCTGCATCACCAACAATGAAAAGAAGCCTATCGG GGTGGACCAAGAACTTGTGGAGCTTCTGTGGCAAAATGGTCAGGTAGTGTTGCACAGCCAAACACATAGAAAACCAGGTGTGAATTCGATCACACCGAGACCTCTTCACAGGGCTTTTCAATCAACATTAAGGACTAGTGAGCCATTTGGGAACTCAAGTAACTTGATTCAAGATGATGAGACAGTCTCATGGATCCAATACCCTCTTGAGGATCCATTGGAACAAGAATTCTGTTCAAACCTTTTATCTGAATTGCCACAGTGTGATGTTGAGTCCTATAAGCAAATCAAGCCATTTGAAGAGGCAAAGTTTACCAAATTGGATGCTTCTGGTGCCCCCCATGTGCTTGTAAGTTCACAATCACCTACTATGAAATCCTCCTCTTTTCAGGAACTCTCAGGAATTCCTATACCTGCTCCAAGATTCCATGTTTCTGATTCACctcagaaaaataataatgactTGGGTGGTGGACCATGTAAGGTCCAAAACTTCTCTCACTTTTCACCTACCCTTAATGTTTCTTCAGCATTGCCTAATGGGCGTTTTAGAGACAAAATCACTGGTAACATGTCAAAAAATGAGGTTAGAGAGTGCTCATTGATGACAGTTGGATCAAGTTACTGTGGTAGCAATCACATGACCCAAGATCCAGATGCAAGCAGGGCATCAAGCAATGGTGTTTGGACTACTGCTTTATCTGTTGACCCTGAAGCTGTCAGAGATGATGTGCCAAGAACAATTCCTCTGTGTGAGAAAGGGAAATCAGAGATGCTTGAACCAACTGCTACTTCATCTTCTGGTGGCTCAGGTAGTAGTCTAGGAAAAACTTGTTCCTTATCCACCAGAAACCAGagccaaaaaagaaaaacaatagaCGTGGAAGAATCTGAGGATCATAGTGAG GACACAGAACTTAAATCACCAGTTGGCAACAAGACATCTCAACGGACAGGGTCGGCTAGAAGGAACCGTGCTGCTGAAGTGCATAATCTATCAGAAAGG AGAAGGAGAGATAGGATCAATGAGAAGATGAAAGCATTGCAACAACTCATACCTCACAGTAGCAAG ACAGACAAAGCATCAATGTTGGAAGAGGCAATAGAATATTTGAAATCACTTCAGTTACAACTCCAG CTAATGTGGATGGGATCTGGCATGGCACCGATGATGTTTCCAGGAATTCAACACTATATGTCTCAAATGGGTATGGGAATGGCTACTTCTCCTTTCCCTCCCATTCAAAATCCAATGCAATTACCACGAGTACCTCTTGATCATCCTGTATCTTCATCTCAGACACCAAACCAGACATTGATGTGTCAAAATCCTATTTTGGGTGCCTTTAATTACCAAAATCAAATGCAAAATCCAGCTCTTTCAGAGCAATATGCACGTTACATGGGCTATCATCTTATGCAAAATGCTTCTCAG CCAATCAATGTATTTAGATATGGTCCCCAGGCAGTACAACATAGTCAAACAATGATTACACCCAGCAACAGCAGTGGAAACATGAGTGGAGCAGCAAATATTGATGAGACTGTGAGTGGCAAAATGG GTTCTTCCACCTTTAACTAA
- the LOC106778791 gene encoding transcription factor PIF4 isoform X2: MDNSVPDWNFGSDSCITNNEKKPIGVDQELVELLWQNGQVVLHSQTHRKPGVNSITPRPLHRAFQSTLRTSEPFGNSSNLIQDDETVSWIQYPLEDPLEQEFCSNLLSELPQCDVESYKQIKPFEEAKFTKLDASGAPHVLVSSQSPTMKSSSFQELSGIPIPAPRFHVSDSPQKNNNDLGGGPCKVQNFSHFSPTLNVSSALPNGRFRDKITGNMSKNEVRECSLMTVGSSYCGSNHMTQDPDASRASSNGVWTTALSVDPEAVRDDVPRTIPLCEKGKSEMLEPTATSSSGGSGSSLGKTCSLSTRNQSQKRKTIDVEESEDHSEDTELKSPVGNKTSQRTGSARRNRAAEVHNLSERRRRDRINEKMKALQQLIPHSSKTDKASMLEEAIEYLKSLQLQLQLMWMGSGMAPMMFPGIQHYMSQMGMGMATSPFPPIQNPMQLPRVPLDHPVSSSQTPNQTLMCQNPILGAFNYQNQMQNPALSEQYARYMGYHLMQNASQPINVFRYGPQAVQHSQTMITPSNSSGNMSGAANIDETVSGKMG, encoded by the exons ATGGACAACAGTGTTCCTGATTGGAATTTTGGGAGTGATTCCTGCATCACCAACAATGAAAAGAAGCCTATCGG GGTGGACCAAGAACTTGTGGAGCTTCTGTGGCAAAATGGTCAGGTAGTGTTGCACAGCCAAACACATAGAAAACCAGGTGTGAATTCGATCACACCGAGACCTCTTCACAGGGCTTTTCAATCAACATTAAGGACTAGTGAGCCATTTGGGAACTCAAGTAACTTGATTCAAGATGATGAGACAGTCTCATGGATCCAATACCCTCTTGAGGATCCATTGGAACAAGAATTCTGTTCAAACCTTTTATCTGAATTGCCACAGTGTGATGTTGAGTCCTATAAGCAAATCAAGCCATTTGAAGAGGCAAAGTTTACCAAATTGGATGCTTCTGGTGCCCCCCATGTGCTTGTAAGTTCACAATCACCTACTATGAAATCCTCCTCTTTTCAGGAACTCTCAGGAATTCCTATACCTGCTCCAAGATTCCATGTTTCTGATTCACctcagaaaaataataatgactTGGGTGGTGGACCATGTAAGGTCCAAAACTTCTCTCACTTTTCACCTACCCTTAATGTTTCTTCAGCATTGCCTAATGGGCGTTTTAGAGACAAAATCACTGGTAACATGTCAAAAAATGAGGTTAGAGAGTGCTCATTGATGACAGTTGGATCAAGTTACTGTGGTAGCAATCACATGACCCAAGATCCAGATGCAAGCAGGGCATCAAGCAATGGTGTTTGGACTACTGCTTTATCTGTTGACCCTGAAGCTGTCAGAGATGATGTGCCAAGAACAATTCCTCTGTGTGAGAAAGGGAAATCAGAGATGCTTGAACCAACTGCTACTTCATCTTCTGGTGGCTCAGGTAGTAGTCTAGGAAAAACTTGTTCCTTATCCACCAGAAACCAGagccaaaaaagaaaaacaatagaCGTGGAAGAATCTGAGGATCATAGTGAG GACACAGAACTTAAATCACCAGTTGGCAACAAGACATCTCAACGGACAGGGTCGGCTAGAAGGAACCGTGCTGCTGAAGTGCATAATCTATCAGAAAGG AGAAGGAGAGATAGGATCAATGAGAAGATGAAAGCATTGCAACAACTCATACCTCACAGTAGCAAG ACAGACAAAGCATCAATGTTGGAAGAGGCAATAGAATATTTGAAATCACTTCAGTTACAACTCCAG CTAATGTGGATGGGATCTGGCATGGCACCGATGATGTTTCCAGGAATTCAACACTATATGTCTCAAATGGGTATGGGAATGGCTACTTCTCCTTTCCCTCCCATTCAAAATCCAATGCAATTACCACGAGTACCTCTTGATCATCCTGTATCTTCATCTCAGACACCAAACCAGACATTGATGTGTCAAAATCCTATTTTGGGTGCCTTTAATTACCAAAATCAAATGCAAAATCCAGCTCTTTCAGAGCAATATGCACGTTACATGGGCTATCATCTTATGCAAAATGCTTCTCAG CCAATCAATGTATTTAGATATGGTCCCCAGGCAGTACAACATAGTCAAACAATGATTACACCCAGCAACAGCAGTGGAAACATGAGTGGAGCAGCAAATATTGATGAGACTGTGAGTGGCAAAATGG GTTAA